A single Polynucleobacter acidiphobus DNA region contains:
- the glyA gene encoding serine hydroxymethyltransferase — protein MFDRQHTLAQIDPELWASIQNENRRQEEHIELIASENYTSPAVMAAQGSQLTNKYAEGYPGKRYYGGCEFVDVAEQLAIDRVKKLFGADAANVQPHCGASANQAVFLAFLKPGDTFMGMSLAEGGHLSHGMTLNMSGKWFNAISYGLDQNEAIDYEQMESLAREKKPKLIIAGASAYSLQIDFERFAKVAKEIGAIFMVDMAHYAGLIAAGVYPNPVPYADVVTSTTHKSLRGPRGGIILMKAEHEKAINSAVFPGMQGGPLMHVIAAKAVAFKEALEPSFKDYQKQVIANAQALANSLIERGLRIVSGKTESHVMLVDLRAKKITGKEAEAALGAAHITVNKNAIPNDPEKPMVTSGIRLGSPAMTTRGFKEAEAKQVGQLIADVLDHPNDANHLAKVREQVNALTKRFPVYGN, from the coding sequence GAGAACCGTCGTCAAGAGGAGCATATTGAGCTCATCGCCTCTGAAAACTACACCTCACCCGCGGTGATGGCCGCTCAGGGCTCGCAGTTGACCAATAAATACGCAGAAGGTTATCCGGGTAAGCGCTATTACGGCGGTTGTGAGTTTGTGGATGTGGCTGAGCAATTGGCGATCGATCGGGTCAAAAAATTGTTTGGAGCTGATGCTGCGAATGTGCAACCCCATTGTGGTGCATCGGCCAATCAGGCCGTTTTCTTGGCCTTTCTAAAGCCTGGCGATACGTTTATGGGCATGAGTCTCGCTGAAGGTGGCCATCTGTCCCACGGCATGACACTCAATATGAGTGGTAAATGGTTTAACGCCATCTCCTATGGCCTCGATCAAAACGAAGCGATTGACTATGAGCAAATGGAGAGCTTAGCGCGTGAAAAGAAACCCAAACTCATCATTGCTGGTGCATCCGCTTACTCCTTGCAAATTGATTTTGAGCGCTTTGCAAAAGTGGCTAAAGAGATCGGTGCTATTTTTATGGTCGACATGGCGCACTACGCAGGCTTGATCGCGGCAGGTGTGTATCCCAATCCAGTGCCCTATGCCGACGTGGTGACCTCCACTACGCACAAGAGTTTGCGTGGCCCACGCGGTGGCATCATTCTCATGAAGGCTGAGCATGAGAAAGCGATTAACTCGGCAGTATTCCCCGGCATGCAAGGCGGACCGCTGATGCATGTGATTGCGGCAAAGGCGGTGGCTTTTAAAGAAGCGCTGGAGCCCAGCTTTAAGGACTATCAAAAGCAGGTGATTGCTAATGCGCAAGCCTTAGCGAATTCGTTGATTGAGCGGGGTCTACGGATTGTTTCGGGTAAAACCGAGTCACATGTCATGCTCGTCGATCTGCGTGCCAAGAAAATTACCGGTAAGGAAGCCGAAGCTGCATTAGGCGCTGCTCACATTACCGTGAACAAAAATGCAATTCCGAACGATCCTGAGAAACCGATGGTAACGAGTGGAATACGCCTAGGCTCACCCGCCATGACCACGCGTGGCTTTAAAGAGGCCGAAGCCAAGCAAGTGGGGCAACTGATTGCCGATGTGCTCGATCATCCGAATGATGCCAATCATTTAGCGAAGGTGCGTGAGCAAGTGAATGCGCTCACCAAACGATTCCCTGTTTACGGAAATTAA
- the nrdR gene encoding transcriptional regulator NrdR: MRCPFCHSDDTQVMDTRVSDEGDSVRRRRRCASCDKRFTTYERAELSLPAIVKKNGSRVEYSHEKLVSSIRLALRKRPVSSDAVDDAIGRIEEKLMASGEKEIPSERVGELVMRELKRLDKVAYIRFASVYRSFADLESFESALKELK, translated from the coding sequence ATGCGCTGCCCGTTTTGCCATAGTGACGATACCCAGGTGATGGATACCCGGGTATCGGACGAGGGCGATTCGGTCAGGCGTCGCAGGCGCTGCGCATCGTGCGATAAGCGCTTTACCACGTATGAGCGGGCCGAGCTGAGTCTGCCTGCGATTGTGAAAAAAAATGGCAGTCGCGTGGAGTACAGCCATGAAAAATTAGTGAGCTCGATCCGCTTAGCGTTACGTAAACGCCCGGTTTCCTCGGATGCAGTCGATGATGCGATCGGACGCATCGAAGAAAAATTGATGGCCTCCGGTGAAAAAGAAATCCCCAGTGAGCGCGTTGGTGAACTAGTAATGCGTGAGCTCAAACGCTTAGATAAAGTCGCCTACATCCGCTTTGCATCGGTCTATCGCAGCTTTGCCGATCTTGAGTCGTTTGAGAGTGCTCTCAAAGAGCTAAAGTAA
- the adk gene encoding adenylate kinase, translating to MRLILLGAPGAGKGTQAQFICEKFGIPQISTGDMLRAAVKAGTPLGIAAKKIMDAGGLVSDDIIIGLVKDRLTQPDCHKGYLFDGFPRTIPQAQAMKDAAVPIDYVLEIDVPFDAIIERMSGRRVHPASGRSYHIKFNPPKVDGKDDVTGEPLIQRDDDQEATVRKRLQVYTDQTRPLVDYYSKWASEPASVGVKAPAYRKVSGTGSVDDITKAIFAALQ from the coding sequence ATGCGCTTAATTTTGCTAGGTGCTCCAGGTGCGGGCAAGGGAACGCAAGCCCAATTTATTTGTGAAAAATTTGGGATTCCGCAAATCTCCACTGGCGATATGCTGCGCGCTGCAGTCAAGGCGGGCACTCCTCTCGGAATCGCCGCCAAGAAAATTATGGATGCGGGTGGCTTGGTTTCTGACGACATCATCATTGGCTTAGTTAAAGATCGCTTAACCCAACCCGATTGCCACAAAGGCTACCTCTTTGATGGCTTTCCACGAACCATTCCACAAGCGCAAGCCATGAAAGATGCGGCGGTGCCCATTGACTACGTGCTTGAGATTGATGTGCCCTTTGATGCCATTATTGAGCGCATGAGTGGTCGCCGCGTGCACCCTGCTTCGGGTCGCTCGTATCACATCAAATTTAATCCCCCAAAAGTAGATGGCAAAGATGATGTGACGGGTGAGCCCCTCATTCAACGTGATGACGATCAAGAGGCAACCGTGCGTAAGCGTTTGCAGGTCTACACCGATCAAACACGCCCTCTCGTGGACTACTATTCAAAGTGGGCTAGCGAGCCAGCAAGTGTTGGAGTGAAGGCACCGGCGTATCGGAAGGTGTCTGGCACAGGTTCGGTGGACGACATCACCAAAGCAATTTTCGCAGCGCTACAGTAA
- the kdsB gene encoding 3-deoxy-manno-octulosonate cytidylyltransferase gives MTVFTVVIPARLASSRLERKALADLGGKPMVVRVAERAAQSKAKQILVATDTIEIESACQAAGLTVIMTRKDHPSGTDRIAEVASRLGLDDEALIVNVQGDEPLIPVELINQVADTLAANSECVMSTAAVAIQSAEEITNPNAVKVVLNQQHEALYFSRAAIPYDRTQSSPTYYRHIGIYAYRVGFLKQYAQLVTSPLEIAESLEQLRVLWHGYRIAVHLASELPPAGVDTPEDLERVRKFF, from the coding sequence ATGACCGTCTTTACTGTTGTCATCCCGGCGCGTTTGGCCTCCTCCCGCCTTGAGCGCAAAGCGCTCGCCGATCTTGGGGGTAAACCAATGGTGGTGCGCGTTGCTGAGCGCGCCGCGCAATCCAAAGCAAAACAAATTTTAGTTGCTACCGATACCATTGAAATCGAATCAGCCTGCCAAGCGGCGGGCTTAACCGTCATCATGACCCGTAAAGATCACCCGAGTGGCACCGATCGGATTGCGGAGGTTGCCTCTCGCCTAGGCTTAGATGACGAAGCCCTGATCGTGAATGTGCAAGGCGATGAGCCTTTAATACCAGTGGAGCTCATCAATCAAGTCGCTGATACATTAGCAGCAAACTCCGAATGCGTGATGAGCACAGCAGCCGTGGCTATTCAGAGTGCCGAGGAAATTACCAATCCGAATGCGGTCAAAGTGGTTCTTAATCAACAGCACGAAGCCTTGTATTTCTCGAGAGCAGCCATACCCTACGATCGCACCCAATCGTCACCTACGTACTATCGCCACATTGGCATTTATGCGTACCGCGTGGGTTTTCTAAAACAATATGCGCAACTTGTAACATCCCCATTAGAGATTGCTGAGTCTTTGGAGCAATTACGTGTACTCTGGCATGGCTACCGTATCGCAGTACACCTTGCCTCTGAACTACCACCAGCCGGTGTGGACACCCCCGAAGATCTGGAGCGCGTGCGTAAATTCTTTTAA
- a CDS encoding Trm112 family protein, with protein sequence MNRNLLDIVVCPICKSSLHLDEDKLELICKVDKLAYPIRDDIPVMLVDEARSLSPEEAAALSK encoded by the coding sequence ATGAATAGAAATCTACTCGATATTGTGGTTTGCCCGATTTGTAAGAGCTCGCTCCATTTGGATGAGGATAAGCTCGAGCTCATTTGCAAAGTCGATAAACTGGCCTACCCGATTCGTGACGACATTCCGGTCATGCTCGTTGACGAAGCGAGAAGTCTCAGCCCCGAAGAAGCCGCTGCGCTCTCTAAATAA
- the lpxK gene encoding tetraacyldisaccharide 4'-kinase — MLFKTSPRFWEKSSFSQSPIRALIDRFISLVLLPLAWLYGLVVWIKQLIVDSGLLHTLGIYRAAPVPIIIVGNIRVGGTGKTPLVIALANELIERGFKPGVISRGYQPNTRSSLTQPTRVNRASKPNQVGDEPVLMAQRIHDSVPIWVYRKRKACIDALLQSDPQINVIISDDGLQHAALVRWPAREGGRDLELVVEDERGDGNGRLLPAGPLRESAKRERDATITIGESPAQSEPFPSSRELHLSPKIDSAYPLHRPNEPISFTQMLSRLVGLKVGALAAIGNPKKFFDALTKLGVHIDQTLALPDHAPVQHNDLKSLPVDLILITEKDAVKCAGIEDSRIWVVPMRLEIPPVFSDWMQEVITRPNPYLK, encoded by the coding sequence ATGCTCTTCAAAACTTCGCCGCGCTTTTGGGAAAAATCTTCTTTCTCTCAATCGCCCATTCGCGCACTTATCGATCGCTTCATCAGTCTTGTTTTGCTGCCCTTGGCATGGCTCTATGGCCTCGTGGTTTGGATCAAGCAGTTGATCGTGGACTCTGGCCTATTGCATACTCTGGGGATCTATCGCGCTGCGCCAGTGCCGATCATCATCGTGGGCAATATTCGGGTGGGGGGCACAGGTAAGACGCCACTCGTGATTGCGCTTGCTAATGAATTGATCGAACGAGGCTTTAAACCTGGCGTGATTAGCCGTGGCTATCAACCCAATACTCGTTCATCACTCACGCAACCCACACGTGTTAATCGTGCCAGTAAGCCCAATCAAGTTGGCGATGAACCCGTGCTGATGGCGCAACGCATTCATGACAGCGTGCCAATTTGGGTCTATCGCAAACGCAAAGCCTGCATTGATGCGCTTTTACAGTCCGATCCGCAGATCAATGTGATCATTAGTGACGATGGTTTGCAGCATGCGGCCTTAGTCCGCTGGCCTGCACGCGAAGGTGGGCGTGATCTGGAATTGGTCGTTGAGGATGAGCGCGGGGATGGCAATGGCAGACTCTTGCCCGCTGGGCCACTGCGCGAGAGTGCTAAGCGTGAGCGCGATGCAACCATCACCATTGGGGAATCTCCTGCCCAGAGCGAGCCTTTTCCTAGTTCTCGCGAACTACACTTGAGTCCGAAGATCGATAGCGCGTATCCCCTACATCGGCCCAATGAGCCAATCAGCTTTACGCAAATGCTCAGTCGCTTGGTTGGATTAAAAGTAGGCGCACTTGCAGCGATTGGTAATCCAAAAAAGTTTTTTGATGCACTCACTAAATTGGGAGTGCATATTGATCAAACTCTAGCCTTGCCCGATCACGCACCGGTTCAGCACAATGATCTCAAATCACTTCCTGTAGATCTCATCCTAATCACCGAAAAAGATGCGGTCAAATGCGCTGGAATTGAGGATTCTCGTATCTGGGTGGTTCCGATGCGTTTAGAGATCCCACCTGTGTTTAGTGATTGGATGCAAGAGGTGATTACGCGACCCAATCCCTATCTCAAATAA
- a CDS encoding ExbD/TolR family protein, producing MSWLDTSHKSSSRFGIHLGRSSRSFSYAEPEINLIAFIDVLLVILIFLMISTTFTKFQEIAITLPTASGLETVDSAREINIAVSSDGRFALNGKVMNRAQLGSALKQMNTAPEQNLRVSIDADARAPHQAVMTVLELARDAGLPNIAFSSQAKK from the coding sequence ATGAGCTGGCTCGACACTTCGCACAAAAGCTCCTCTCGCTTTGGCATACATTTGGGTCGCTCATCCCGCTCGTTCTCCTATGCCGAACCTGAAATCAATCTAATCGCATTTATTGACGTCCTCTTGGTCATCCTGATCTTTTTGATGATTTCCACCACGTTTACCAAGTTCCAAGAAATTGCGATTACCCTGCCAACCGCCTCTGGGTTAGAGACGGTCGACTCAGCGCGTGAGATCAATATTGCGGTGAGTAGCGATGGCCGCTTTGCACTTAATGGTAAGGTCATGAATCGCGCTCAACTGGGGAGCGCACTCAAGCAAATGAACACTGCTCCTGAGCAAAACCTACGGGTTAGCATTGATGCCGATGCTCGCGCTCCGCATCAAGCTGTGATGACCGTACTGGAACTCGCTCGCGATGCAGGTCTACCGAACATCGCCTTTAGTAGTCAAGCGAAAAAATAA
- a CDS encoding MotA/TolQ/ExbB proton channel family protein translates to MKIPFMYSILIAAGWPIWPLLAISILGLAILLERSWYLRKTHIVRKESIEEAFAATSTLAKDPNFINHLTSSSPIGGLLAGVLREHALGHSAEVAIEELQILAQNLWTKLDRYLGALATIATVAPLLGLFGTVVGMIEIFGSQGGTIGSAVNAASVGATNPQQLAHGISIALYNTAFGLLIAIPALAGWRILRAVADQRQRECEECTRQLFKKLYPQSASSSS, encoded by the coding sequence ATGAAAATACCGTTCATGTATTCCATCTTAATCGCTGCGGGCTGGCCGATCTGGCCCCTCCTTGCCATATCCATCCTGGGCTTAGCCATTTTGCTCGAACGCAGCTGGTATTTGCGTAAAACCCACATTGTTCGTAAAGAGTCGATTGAAGAGGCCTTTGCTGCCACCTCGACCTTGGCCAAGGATCCGAACTTCATCAATCACCTCACAAGCTCCTCCCCGATTGGCGGACTATTAGCTGGGGTCTTACGTGAGCATGCCTTGGGGCACTCGGCCGAGGTTGCCATTGAGGAGCTGCAAATCCTCGCCCAAAACCTTTGGACCAAATTAGATCGCTATTTAGGAGCGCTCGCCACGATCGCCACCGTTGCCCCACTGCTGGGCCTCTTTGGCACTGTGGTGGGCATGATTGAGATCTTTGGTAGTCAAGGTGGAACGATTGGTAGTGCGGTCAATGCTGCAAGCGTTGGCGCGACTAATCCTCAGCAATTGGCGCATGGCATCTCGATTGCGCTCTACAACACCGCGTTTGGCCTCTTAATCGCAATCCCGGCACTGGCTGGATGGCGGATCTTACGAGCAGTGGCCGATCAACGCCAGCGTGAATGCGAGGAATGCACCCGGCAGTTGTTTAAGAAGTTGTATCCACAATCGGCTTCATCATCCTCATGA
- the xseA gene encoding exodeoxyribonuclease VII large subunit, whose product MTEKSRPILSVGDLNRAIAESLTEQFEFVMVSGEVSNFKAYDSGHWYFSLKDEEGQIRCVMFRGKNLQVGFMPQSGDQVEVSASVSMYVPRGDVQLTIHALRKAGLGGLYEAFLKLKEKLAKAGLFDEERKRAIPSHPKAIAIVTSTQAAALKDVLTTLARRAPHIPIFIYPTLVQGADAPPGIIKAIQKANDDCLVEVILLVRGGGSIEDLWAFNDEQLAHTIANSDIPIISGVGHETDFTIADFVADLRAPTPTGAAELATPKREQLLQELKSYQETIAQRLEQRLEREAQTLDQISLRLKHALPNPERMREQIEQWQQRLSQGVRVYLESLKRNQAHWLTQLETLNPQRTLERGYAVILDENQKAARQPSDIREDERYQLWLAEGKMQVAFKKIDS is encoded by the coding sequence ATGACGGAAAAATCAAGGCCGATCCTAAGCGTTGGCGATCTAAACCGCGCCATTGCTGAGTCTTTGACCGAACAGTTTGAGTTTGTCATGGTTAGCGGGGAGGTTTCGAACTTCAAAGCTTATGACAGCGGGCACTGGTATTTCTCGCTAAAAGACGAAGAAGGCCAGATTCGCTGTGTGATGTTTCGGGGAAAAAATCTGCAAGTCGGATTTATGCCCCAATCTGGGGATCAAGTCGAGGTCAGTGCCTCGGTTAGCATGTATGTGCCTCGTGGTGATGTTCAGCTCACGATCCATGCTTTGCGTAAAGCAGGCCTAGGCGGTCTTTATGAAGCTTTTCTAAAACTCAAAGAGAAGTTAGCCAAAGCCGGCTTATTTGACGAAGAGCGTAAACGCGCAATTCCATCTCATCCCAAGGCAATTGCGATTGTGACCTCAACGCAAGCCGCAGCCTTGAAAGATGTGCTCACCACCTTAGCGCGTCGTGCGCCACATATTCCGATCTTTATCTATCCAACTCTAGTGCAGGGTGCGGATGCACCTCCTGGGATCATCAAAGCCATTCAGAAGGCTAATGATGATTGTTTGGTAGAGGTGATTCTCCTCGTGCGGGGCGGGGGCAGCATTGAAGATCTATGGGCATTTAATGACGAGCAGCTGGCGCACACCATTGCCAACTCGGACATACCAATCATCAGTGGCGTGGGGCACGAAACGGATTTCACGATTGCTGATTTTGTAGCGGACCTGCGAGCGCCTACACCAACCGGTGCCGCTGAATTAGCCACCCCAAAACGAGAGCAACTTTTACAAGAGCTGAAGAGCTATCAAGAGACGATTGCTCAGCGTCTGGAGCAGCGTCTCGAGCGCGAAGCCCAAACACTTGATCAAATTAGTCTGAGACTCAAGCACGCTTTACCAAACCCGGAGCGCATGCGCGAGCAAATTGAGCAATGGCAGCAACGTTTGTCTCAAGGTGTACGCGTGTATCTAGAGAGCCTGAAACGCAATCAGGCACATTGGCTTACTCAGCTTGAAACCCTCAATCCGCAACGCACGCTCGAGCGGGGTTACGCAGTGATTTTGGATGAGAATCAAAAGGCCGCAAGGCAACCCAGTGATATTCGAGAGGATGAGCGGTATCAGCTTTGGCTTGCAGAAGGCAAGATGCAAGTTGCCTTTAAAAAAATAGATAGCTAA
- a CDS encoding helix-turn-helix domain-containing protein, translating into MEEMNMLELENAWQQLSKTVALSPIHNRKDYERMVLLADHLSDAIGCSKKHSLLNLFEIVCELIRSYEREHFPIDQAKPQEILKFLMDQHGLRQSDLPEIGNQSVISQLLSGARKLNLRQVKAISKRFGISPNILIEQPIKKSAISIRVASKQKVKV; encoded by the coding sequence GTGGAAGAAATGAACATGCTCGAATTAGAAAATGCCTGGCAGCAACTTAGCAAAACTGTTGCCCTTTCTCCCATTCATAACCGAAAAGACTATGAGCGAATGGTATTGCTCGCCGACCATCTATCGGATGCGATTGGCTGCTCAAAAAAGCATTCGTTACTTAATCTTTTTGAGATCGTATGTGAATTGATTCGCTCGTATGAAAGAGAACATTTCCCAATCGATCAAGCTAAACCTCAAGAAATTCTTAAGTTTTTGATGGATCAACACGGGCTTCGACAGTCGGATCTACCTGAAATTGGCAACCAAAGCGTTATATCCCAGCTTCTATCTGGAGCGAGAAAACTAAACCTTCGTCAAGTTAAAGCGATTTCGAAGCGCTTCGGCATTTCGCCTAATATTTTGATTGAGCAGCCCATCAAAAAATCTGCGATATCAATAAGAGTGGCGAGCAAACAAAAGGTGAAGGTTTAG
- a CDS encoding type II toxin-antitoxin system HigB family toxin yields the protein MRVISNKRIIEFSANHPDALKPLQSWRRIIESQSFDNYSQLKSVFGTMDKVEDLIVFDICGNRYRLITFISFSKQICYIKQILTHAIYDKGRWKK from the coding sequence ATGCGCGTCATTTCCAATAAACGAATCATTGAGTTTTCAGCAAACCACCCAGATGCCCTTAAACCCCTACAAAGTTGGAGAAGAATTATTGAATCCCAGTCATTCGACAATTATTCTCAACTAAAGTCTGTATTTGGAACGATGGATAAAGTCGAAGATTTAATTGTTTTTGATATTTGTGGAAATCGATATCGATTAATAACTTTTATAAGTTTTTCAAAACAAATTTGTTACATTAAGCAGATTCTTACCCATGCCATTTACGATAAGGGACGGTGGAAGAAATGA
- the murB gene encoding UDP-N-acetylmuramate dehydrogenase, translated as MNSDCKPLANYPLRERNTLGFEVIAQWALPITQAEQIPQAITWAKNAGLPHRILGGGSNVVLPARLHGLTLLMDIDFIEVLENHAAKTRLRVGAGANWHDFVRWTLDQNYRGLENLALIPGTVGAAPIQNIGAYGVEVKEYIDAVEAYDCQTNQWVSLSKTDCQFSYRHSIFKDEPNRFVITAVIFDLPKVWQPRVSYADLANHFDNRAIETIAAQEVFDAVCAIRTQKLPDPKVIGNVGSFFQNPVISNQQLRSLKAQFPQIVSYPESTTHSKLAAGWLIDQCGFKGMQTGNVGVHDKQALVLTHRGGGNVGELLGLAGQIQKRVKETFGVDLIPEPIFFN; from the coding sequence ATGAACTCGGATTGCAAGCCACTGGCCAATTACCCATTACGAGAGCGAAATACCTTAGGCTTTGAGGTAATTGCGCAGTGGGCTTTGCCGATTACCCAGGCTGAGCAAATCCCCCAAGCGATTACCTGGGCCAAAAATGCGGGGCTGCCCCATCGCATTCTTGGAGGGGGCAGTAACGTCGTTTTGCCTGCCCGATTGCACGGGCTCACCCTGCTGATGGATATCGATTTCATCGAGGTTCTTGAGAATCACGCTGCGAAGACAAGGTTGCGGGTAGGAGCCGGAGCGAACTGGCATGACTTCGTTCGCTGGACTTTAGATCAGAACTATCGGGGTCTCGAAAACCTTGCTTTGATTCCAGGCACGGTTGGCGCAGCGCCCATCCAAAATATTGGCGCCTATGGAGTTGAAGTCAAAGAGTACATCGATGCGGTGGAGGCCTACGATTGCCAAACCAATCAGTGGGTCAGTCTATCAAAAACGGATTGCCAATTTTCGTATCGGCACAGTATTTTTAAAGATGAACCAAATCGCTTTGTGATCACAGCGGTGATTTTTGATCTTCCCAAGGTATGGCAACCACGTGTGTCATACGCCGATCTTGCCAACCATTTTGACAATCGCGCAATCGAGACCATTGCTGCTCAAGAAGTCTTTGATGCAGTGTGTGCCATCCGCACTCAAAAGTTACCGGATCCCAAGGTGATTGGTAATGTGGGTAGTTTTTTTCAAAATCCTGTAATTTCCAATCAACAATTACGATCCTTAAAAGCCCAATTTCCACAGATTGTGAGTTATCCAGAATCAACCACCCATAGCAAGCTTGCCGCTGGATGGCTCATCGACCAGTGTGGCTTTAAAGGGATGCAAACGGGTAATGTGGGAGTTCATGACAAACAAGCCTTGGTCCTCACCCATCGGGGTGGTGGGAATGTAGGGGAACTACTTGGGCTTGCAGGACAAATTCAGAAAAGGGTGAAAGAAACCTTCGGAGTCGACCTGATTCCTGAACCAATCTTTTTTAATTAA
- a CDS encoding YajQ family cyclic di-GMP-binding protein has translation MPSFDTVCEPNVVELKNAVEQANKEITNRFDFKGSDARVEQKDTELILFADDDFKLGQVRDVLFSKMAKRNVDVRFLKDDKTETMSGDKRKQTMKLIKGIEQELAKKIVRIIKDSKIKVQASIQGDAVRVTGAKRDDLQTAMALLRKEASEAPLAFNNFRD, from the coding sequence ATGCCATCATTTGATACTGTGTGCGAACCTAATGTCGTAGAGCTCAAAAATGCCGTCGAGCAAGCTAATAAAGAAATTACGAACCGCTTTGACTTTAAAGGCTCTGACGCGCGGGTTGAGCAAAAAGATACTGAACTGATTTTGTTTGCTGATGACGACTTCAAGTTGGGGCAAGTGCGCGATGTACTTTTTAGCAAAATGGCCAAACGCAATGTGGACGTACGATTTTTAAAAGATGACAAGACCGAGACGATGTCAGGCGACAAGCGTAAGCAAACCATGAAACTCATAAAAGGCATCGAGCAAGAGCTTGCTAAAAAGATCGTACGCATTATCAAAGACAGCAAAATTAAAGTGCAAGCGAGTATTCAGGGCGATGCGGTGCGCGTGACGGGGGCCAAGCGCGATGATTTGCAAACCGCAATGGCCTTGCTCCGAAAAGAAGCGAGCGAAGCCCCGTTGGCGTTTAACAATTTTCGTGATTAG
- the xerD gene encoding site-specific tyrosine recombinase XerD, translating into MALASQNAIDQFCDACWLEDGLSKNTLSAYRRDLTLFAAWLGEQNNATDLFQVKEGDLTAYMAAKRSDKATTANRRLTVFKRFYRHALRLGYVKEDPCAKLHAAKQAQRFPKVLSEDQVIALLNAPNIEEPLGLRDRTMLELMYASGLRVSEIVSLKTVSLGLNEGVVRVVNGKGGKERIVPFGGEAGQWLRQYLQEARPILLERKNCQEVFVGRRTGTGLTRQAFWFIIKRYASLAGIQAALSPHTLRHAFATHLLNHGADLRVVQLLLGHADISTTQIYTHVARERLKSLHATHHPRGS; encoded by the coding sequence GTGGCTCTAGCATCACAAAACGCAATTGATCAATTTTGCGATGCCTGTTGGCTCGAAGATGGCCTCTCTAAAAATACGCTAAGTGCCTATCGGCGTGATCTCACCTTGTTTGCCGCCTGGTTGGGCGAGCAAAATAATGCCACCGATCTCTTTCAGGTAAAGGAAGGGGATCTCACCGCTTACATGGCAGCGAAGCGCTCTGATAAAGCAACGACCGCTAATCGGCGTCTCACGGTCTTCAAGCGCTTTTATCGCCATGCATTGCGCCTTGGCTATGTCAAAGAAGATCCGTGTGCGAAGCTACACGCTGCCAAGCAAGCACAGCGTTTCCCCAAGGTCTTGAGTGAAGATCAGGTGATTGCGCTACTCAATGCCCCGAATATTGAGGAGCCTTTGGGATTACGCGATCGCACCATGCTCGAGCTGATGTACGCAAGCGGCTTACGCGTCTCAGAAATTGTGTCACTCAAAACCGTATCGTTGGGTCTCAATGAAGGGGTGGTGCGCGTGGTCAACGGTAAGGGTGGTAAAGAGCGGATTGTGCCCTTTGGTGGTGAAGCAGGGCAGTGGTTGCGCCAATACCTACAAGAAGCCCGACCGATTCTTTTGGAAAGAAAAAACTGCCAAGAGGTTTTTGTGGGGCGCCGCACGGGTACTGGATTAACGCGTCAAGCGTTTTGGTTCATCATCAAACGCTATGCGAGTCTGGCTGGCATTCAAGCGGCGCTTTCTCCCCATACTCTACGTCATGCGTTTGCCACCCATCTCTTGAACCATGGAGCTGATTTGCGCGTAGTGCAACTCTTGTTGGGGCACGCAGATATCTCCACCACCCAAATTTATACCCATGTGGCCCGTGAGCGTCTCAAATCCTTACACGCCACACACCATCCGCGTGGTTCTTAA